Proteins from one Embleya scabrispora genomic window:
- a CDS encoding MerR family transcriptional regulator: MADYRIEDLAREGGTTVRNVRAYQDRGLLPRPRRQGRVSLYEDAHLGRLRLIGQLLERGYSLVSIKELLDAWDGGRSLGGVLGLVAEASGPWSEETPERMTRAELIAMFGGLSDPVALAGAVRLGLLEPEDDSLTVFRVPSPRELAVGAELHAAGVPVGAVTEQLRMLRAAMEHVAEGFGRLMETHLLPADGDADETAEMIRRMRPLALRAVEAELARAMRRTAARRLGEELGKVLREEPERTRTEPVPADDAAEPALDRHAFMSDAWIAAVSRLSRLITPDPEKRTPHPAIVDIVVSDVPDREDPAELHLDVFQGRVLVRPGLLPGPDLIVHMDYDTARRVILLNDRHAPREALAAGRMTARGDLFGLTVFREALAGLSNWDLGAVLRELTAGEGAPDKA; this comes from the coding sequence TTGGCGGATTATCGGATCGAAGACCTCGCCCGCGAGGGGGGCACCACCGTACGCAACGTACGGGCATACCAGGATCGCGGACTGTTGCCGCGGCCCAGGCGCCAGGGCCGGGTGTCGCTGTACGAGGACGCCCATCTGGGCCGGCTGCGCCTGATCGGCCAACTCCTGGAGCGCGGCTACAGCCTGGTCAGCATCAAGGAACTGCTCGACGCCTGGGACGGCGGGCGCAGCCTCGGCGGCGTGCTCGGCCTGGTCGCCGAGGCGAGCGGTCCGTGGAGCGAGGAGACCCCGGAGCGGATGACCCGCGCCGAGTTGATCGCGATGTTCGGCGGACTGTCCGATCCGGTCGCGCTCGCCGGGGCGGTGCGCCTGGGCCTGCTCGAACCCGAGGACGACTCGCTGACCGTGTTCCGGGTGCCCAGTCCGCGCGAGCTGGCGGTCGGCGCCGAGCTGCACGCGGCCGGCGTCCCGGTGGGCGCGGTCACCGAGCAGTTGCGGATGTTGCGCGCCGCGATGGAGCACGTGGCCGAGGGCTTCGGGCGGTTGATGGAAACGCACCTGCTGCCCGCCGACGGCGACGCGGACGAGACGGCGGAGATGATCCGTCGGATGCGTCCGCTGGCGCTGCGCGCGGTGGAGGCCGAACTGGCCCGGGCGATGCGCCGTACGGCCGCCCGCCGGCTCGGCGAGGAGCTGGGGAAGGTGCTGCGCGAGGAGCCCGAGCGCACCCGGACCGAGCCGGTGCCGGCCGACGACGCCGCGGAGCCGGCCCTGGATCGGCACGCGTTCATGTCCGACGCGTGGATCGCGGCGGTGTCCCGGCTGAGCCGGTTGATCACCCCGGATCCGGAGAAGCGCACGCCGCATCCGGCGATCGTGGACATCGTGGTCAGCGACGTCCCGGACCGCGAGGACCCGGCCGAGCTGCATCTGGACGTCTTCCAGGGCCGCGTCCTGGTCCGCCCGGGCCTGCTGCCGGGGCCGGACCTGATCGTGCACATGGACTACGACACCGCCCGCCGGGTGATCCTGCTCAACGACCGGCACGCACCGCGTGAGGCGCTGGCCGCCGGCCGGATGACCGCCCGGGGCGACCTGTTCGGGCTCACCGTCTTCCGCGAGGCGCTGGCGGGGTTGTCCAACTGGGACCTGGGCGCGGTGCTGCGCGAGCTGACCGCGGGCGAGGGCGCGCCGGACAAGGCGTAG
- a CDS encoding universal stress protein, with translation MAAFEFSDFPDGTPLLRPDSPQQRDPAFQHPVVVGFDGSESSERALAYASGMARRLGGGLVIVHVANRIPATVWAGCEPPVFIDVPDSRSEALGLELACADHLSDVPWILVERGGDICHEIEDVAREFTADAIVVGGSTGLASRIFGSVACRLVKHAKRPVVVIP, from the coding sequence ATGGCTGCTTTCGAGTTCAGTGACTTCCCGGACGGCACTCCGTTGCTCCGTCCCGATTCCCCCCAACAGCGCGATCCCGCGTTCCAGCATCCCGTCGTGGTCGGTTTCGACGGGTCCGAGTCCAGCGAGCGAGCCCTCGCGTACGCGTCGGGCATGGCGCGCAGACTCGGCGGCGGGCTGGTGATCGTGCACGTGGCCAACCGGATTCCGGCCACCGTGTGGGCCGGCTGCGAACCGCCGGTCTTCATCGACGTGCCGGACAGTCGTTCCGAGGCTTTGGGCCTGGAGTTGGCCTGCGCGGACCACCTCAGCGACGTGCCGTGGATCCTGGTCGAGCGCGGGGGTGACATCTGCCACGAGATCGAGGACGTCGCGCGCGAGTTCACCGCCGACGCGATCGTGGTCGGCGGATCCACCGGGCTGGCCAGTCGGATCTTCGGATCGGTCGCGTGCCGTCTGGTCAAACACGCCAAACGCCCGGTCGTGGTCATTCCCTGA
- a CDS encoding TetR/AcrR family transcriptional regulator: MDVRPDDLSDSPPTRSGRARPRGRGYASGDARRTRILNIALQEFAENGYRGTSLARIAERAELTQAGLLHHFRSKQELLVAVLDLRDRMDMAHLDLAELPLGGAAVLAKFTELAGHNQAIPGLVQLFTVLTGEAVTTDHPAHGWARDRYARLRASVTASLEAGVASGELRADVDPAAVAAQIFAMMDGLQLQWLLDPEHVDMAALFGDYAEHLLRRIRA; this comes from the coding sequence ATGGACGTACGACCCGACGATCTCTCCGACTCCCCGCCGACCCGGTCCGGGCGGGCCAGACCGCGCGGACGGGGGTACGCGTCGGGGGACGCGCGGCGTACGCGCATCCTCAACATCGCGCTTCAGGAATTCGCCGAGAACGGCTACCGGGGAACCTCGCTCGCGCGCATCGCCGAGCGCGCCGAACTCACCCAGGCGGGGCTGCTGCACCACTTCCGCAGCAAGCAGGAACTGCTCGTCGCGGTGCTCGACCTGCGCGACCGGATGGACATGGCGCACCTGGACCTGGCGGAACTTCCGCTCGGCGGCGCGGCGGTCCTGGCCAAGTTCACCGAACTCGCCGGGCACAACCAGGCCATCCCCGGCCTGGTCCAGCTCTTCACCGTGCTCACCGGCGAGGCGGTCACCACCGACCACCCCGCGCACGGGTGGGCCCGGGACCGCTACGCGCGCCTTCGGGCGAGCGTCACCGCGTCCCTGGAGGCCGGTGTGGCGTCGGGCGAACTGCGCGCGGACGTGGACCCGGCCGCGGTCGCCGCGCAGATCTTCGCGATGATGGACGGGCTCCAGCTGCAATGGCTGCTGGACCCCGAACACGTGGACATGGCGGCGCTGTTCGGCGACTACGCCGAGCACCTGCTGCGCCGCATCCGGGCCTGA